From the genome of Medicago truncatula cultivar Jemalong A17 chromosome 2, MtrunA17r5.0-ANR, whole genome shotgun sequence:
GAGTAAACAAGAAGATAAGTAGAAATCATTTCAAATGAATCTCACATTTTGTAACTTTTTCTTTATTGAAAAAAGTCCCTTTGATCCAAAGTCGAGAGACATATTGAACTCCTATACATTTTGTTAGATTACGTTTTCTCAAAAACCCTCTATCACCTACACATCTACTGCCACGCTTTCGGTTAATGTGTAGCATATGATTTCTTGTCCAATACACTAGCCTGGTGGGTAAATAATATGAGAGGTTCATGTATAATTTTATGATGAGTATCCAATTGATTGGtttgtaattatatgtgtataTCATTGATAATTCAGGCTTAAGATTTGAATTATTGAAGATTgtgatcaaaattaaaaatagacaaaaaaattaatataacaatAGACAGGATTATAAGGACAAgaaatgatatattaatatattaaaaacaaagaagaaaatgaaaatatggaAAAGATAGAGATGGAGGTAGATGACGGAACATTCAAAATTCTAGATAGAAGATGAATGATAAGTTTTTGAAGAACGAtagtcacaaaaaaaaaaaaaaaaaaaaaaaacttgatttcaTGATATGATTAAAGAGAATGTTGAATCCAAAACCTAAAGAAGACATAATCTCACAAATAAACAacgtataattttttaactaatatattcTATGCATAAGAATTATACTTCGTTCGTCAAGTTTTATCTTCCTTTCTATTCAAGTCATTATCTTCCTTGTTCATCAAGTTTTGTCTTCTTTCCTTATCAAGCTTTGTTGAACGCCATTCTTAAGCATGTTAAGTTCACCAAAATCCACATCTAAAAGGAGGCCTGCGATAAAAGTGCATCGTCTATGAGATCTCGGTGCTACTGCCCTGCCCCACCTTGACTTTTGCTCTTCTTGCGGCCGAAGCCCTGCTTTTGCCAGCATGACAGCAAGCACGAACTACCGGAGTCAGCTGAATGACCAAAGATTCGGTTGCTTCCACTTGCGGCCTTCTTCAACCGTCTTGACACCTTAATATCATCTCACTATTGAGGTATTTAATTTAAGTATCTAATTCATCTAGATTCCCAAGTCAGTCCAGGCCAATTTGTGTGGTGATTTTATTTTCGTTCTCCAATTGCTTGTGCACCCTACTTTTCAGATATTAAAATCTGGAAGGATTTTGTGTAATTTTACCCTTTCGAACTATATAATCCAAACTAAATATAGGGTCGGGGAGAAGTGAAAGGGGGTAGAAAATTATCATTTGCTTGCCTGCAAAATGACCTCCTAACTAAAAGAatgttcttgattttttttctttttgtgacCGATTTATTCCAATCGCCTGACCTTATCAAATTTGGAAACAGGAATGACCACTCTACCAAACATCTATAAAAGATCctggaagaaaatgaaataattgaatattcaagctggaaaagaagaaaacaagctAAAAGAAGTGTCGAGATACGAGTTAAGAGATTAATACACACAAATTCATAATATAACACTATACTGTTATTATCTACTCTTGCGACACTGCGTTTTTACTATATTTAACTCGAAGCTTACAAAAGAAGCTTAGgtcataataaaatataacaatcaTATTGATTCACTATAGCAATGGacttcaaaattaaaatgtcTTTCTAATATCAATCTCCTACGTGTAAATTATACATTTATCCTAAACCTAGCCAAcattagaagaaaatagaatcaGAATAACAGAAGCAATATTTGTCTATAATTTAGCCTCAATTATTTTGATCAAATCACCTCAAATATCCAGTTTTGATCTCCCTGAATGGGTAGATACTTACCCATGAATCACGATGTTCATTATAACAAGAGAAATTTAATAGAACAAGTATATCGTCTAGCTTAGCATGGCTATTACAATTTACATCTGAGCAAATGAGAGTAAAATTATTGTACTAACAGCAGATTATGAAAATAATCTAGACTGCTATACTTGGGTAACAAACAAGAGAGCTTGAAGAATGAACGCAGCATGCAACTAAGTTTCAAACTGATAGAGTCTCATAACACTGCTTTGAAGAATTGATACAAACTCTAGCCTATCAAGAGGTTCAATTAAGACTGCTTGCTAAATAGACAAACATATATTACTCCCAGTGCATACTGGAAATGTATCAGTTATCAACTATAATCAGCATTCTTTGAAAGTAATCATAGGTTTAAACCATATCAAGCATAGTTGAAGTGGTCATACCATGTCATGAACCAATTCCTTCCAAAAGCTTAAGCCATGCTGAAGACATGTGAATGGTTCTATATATCTAGCACACCACTAGAGGAAGAAATACTTTCACATTTAGTATATTTGAGAACTTAACTCTGCCTATGTTACATAACAGAACTGGTCTCAAGCGTCGAAGATCAATAACAAATGTAAACACACTTTCATCGAATTTTCGTGACCAATGTAAACGTTTGAAACAATCAAgtgtctcaaattataaatgTTCTACAACCAGCTAAATTTGTCTTTCTGCACTTTCTAGCAGTAACTCATATTTAACATAACACTTGAAATCTGTAACACTTTTCGTATATGGTTATATAATCAACGTCAGTCCACAGTTCACTTCAGCAAAATCAATATCTTCATAGACTATATTGATTTAAACCAACCACTCAAATATTACAGAATGTGCAGCAAAAGAATTGGTTACTAAACTAATGACTCAGCTCTAACAGCTGGAGGAATCAATTTGTCATTTTCCCATGTATTTCCCGGATCAACAAATTAGAATTATCAACAATATGTTTACTTCTATAAACTATATCACGACATAATTCATGTTTAGGGGCTGGTGTTAGTGATCTTAATTGAAAAAGAGGATCTTTTATAACACTGCTACTATACGACTCTCTTGCCGGCTGAACATGCTTCCACCAGAAATCAGAAAGTGCTATTTTCATTACATCCCAATACTCTGGATCACGATATATCCTGAATAGACTGCTACCATTAACAGTCCAAACATAAAAATCCATCCAGTCCCTTCCTAGAATCTCCATTAAACCCTGAGCTTGAGGAATATAGTGAACTGGAATTCGATACCAAGGCAAAGCTTTACTCATGTCTCCATCGAAATACGGACACTTAACCTCCAGTACACCACGAGAAGGCAAATCATATACCATCCTGTCAATTATACCATCCGGTGAAGCAGCAAGCCAACTGTCTTCTGGTTTTGAATCATAGACCTGAAATTCAGAAAACAATACAGTATTTCCAGTTATCAGTTTGTATCTTTCAAGTGCTTCTTCCTCTTTGATATTGCTCCAACATGTGGCAAGGTTTCCAGAAAATGGTTCTATAGCACCAATCTTCTCTAACCATAGCTGAGATCTTCGCTTATGCCAAAACCCAATGGCCGCAGCAAAAGTACTAGCTGTCAGCTTCTGTTTCCTAAGTGTCTGCCAGTTTTTAAACCAGTGTTGGAGGCATGGTGCTTCAAGAACCGAGTGTGTTTCCTCAGATGTGAATTTCAACATGCCACCACCATTACCAAATCTTTTAGAAGGGTTATCAGGAGCATGGCTACTGGCATTGCTGCTAAAAATTCTCTTATTACTCAAACACGCAACAAGAGCGCCCTTATAATAGCTACTTTCGTGCTTGAAATGTTGCACACAAGCAACAGATAATGAAGAACCAATTTTGTCACTGTTAAAAAGAGAAAGTACTTATGAATTAGGCACATGAAGcaactaatactaattaaaaaaatacataaataacatttaaaaGAACAAAACTCTAGATAATCATAGTGATCTCTCTATGATCATTAACCaagtacatatatttttaatttcatattaaatttgCTAGTAAGGAACTAGTTCTCAAATGTTCAATCTTTTTTATGCTCAAAATTACACCAAAGTGTAAAACAATGAGTGAAGTAACAGAAGAATGGTATTTCTAGAGTTGCTGACAATTAAATGATAATGTTAGATAACTCGTTTAAGTGTCTGTTTGGGTTGACTTATTTGAAGTTATCTAttggcataagcacttgtgaaacTGTTcgatagagtttttttttttttttgaaagaagttcgatagagtttatgaaaacagcttatgacatgtccgtAAGCTCTCGAAAATAACTtacaaaaatttacatgaaaacaattttactTCACatcatcttttgttatagaaatagattaaccataagcacttatataataatatttagagttgaatgaaaagaaaagtttGTGATATCATTGAAGCATTTCATCGAACACATTACAAACAAAACCGCACATGAATATGAGAATTGAAAGAGATGTTACCAATGGAGTGTTGAGCGGCGCACATTAGCTGAGATGAAGCGTTTCTGAAGTCCAATCATGGTGGCCATGGAGCCATCGATTCTGTCATGCACTCGTCAGACTCCCTTGGTCACAAGTTTGTTTTACTTTCCGACAAAGTAAATCTCGAAAGTGATCTGTATAGGAACACGAAGACACTCTCAAACAtgggttttttctttgtttttttttttgaaggaaacatgggtttcttttaacttttgtaaaaaggtgtatgaatatatatatcattgtgattagagatgaatttttttttctttttacatttccattgattccaaaaaaaatgCACATATTGTTTATTTCTAGAGTCTAATATCTCattattaacaaataaaattaatacaaatttcagaaaacaaaattagaaaatatctTCTCATTAAACAAACATGACCTTAATTCGTAATTTTTGTCTCCACTTTCATTAGTTTTTGGATACACAAAGGAAGAAGTTGGACAGCACAACTGATTTGAACTTGAAGTTCAAAATTCAAGTCCAGATAAAAGGAAagttaacataacaattaacatattaatatttgtcatttaaaaataagaatctTATTAACCAGTGCTCTAAAGAAAATGGTTAAAGATTCcattaatataaattttgtcttgaaataCAAGTCTTTACCTTtttcttaacaatttttttaacaataattaagtcattttttatgtaaacttacttattttaataCTTTAACCAATGACTcaagggcaatggttagcattctccttaaaaaaaacttataggtAGACATTGCTCATTCAATCACTTAAtctaaaaactttaaaatattttcattctcTAGATATTGTTCAACTCGCTTTTAACTCCCTTTTAAATAAATGTATTCAAATGTAAACGACTTTACTTTCAAATCATTTGATCAAAAATTCTACAGAATCAATTCATTATTTTGATCAATTCAGAACCAAGCGTACACAAAAGAACCTCACAAGCTAATGTTTTTACCATGGTTCAGTGAGGCCTCTTTGTAGTCATTGTTGAAATTCTTTTTCTGGTGGGGGGTTATAAAGTAGGGTTTCACTTCTATTTGAAGCGAACATGCTATCTCTACTTCCTTTATTGTAGTATTTGTTAGCCATGGCAACTAATAGAGATGATTCTCTTCAACATACTAGTGTACATCTGAATGGACAAAAAATTTCTTATTAGAATTATGTATTGAAGAATTTATTAAAAGGCAAAAGAATGCATGCCTATGTTTTTGAACCTTTGATAAGCTCAAAATTGGAAAATATGAAAAGAATTTggaaacacaaaaattaaaccCAGATTATTACAAAAAGAATGAGCACTAAAAATTTAAGAACTAACAAGCTAATATcacattacaaaaaaaagatCATGAAGTGACCTATTTGGTGGAATGGCATGTCAGTGTTCTCCATATGcaactttcattttctcctCTTAAAAGATTTAATACACAATGTGTAGTGTAGAGAACAAAAGGAAAAGTGGTTAAAAGATGCACTCTAGTACCAATCTAAAGCTGAAAGCTTTAGTCATAAAAATATGTGAACCTGCATATATAATTTGCATATATACAAAGAATCCTTGGGTTAAATTAACAAGGAAGAAGAATTAACACCATGAGAAAAGCATTCCCTGGCCAAATGAAAGATCATATAAACTTTTACATGTGCTAGATGCAAGACCTATGCATCAAAATTGTAATTGAAATTGATGATAAGAAAAATCAAACCAACAGTAGTCCTAGTTAGAGAAACAAGACAACTACACTAACCAGTAACCACTATCCTGTCCTAGACAAAATAAGTGCTTCGAATCAAAGAAGAAACAAGCTCAAATTCCAAAAGAAGAAGATTAACAAGTTACACATTTGGTAGAAGGGATGCCGTTGTTCTCCTTTGTATTtgcaaatttcattttttttcttctcatataTAGCAATAATAGATAACCAGACTCCTCCTTAAAGACAAACTTGCTCAAGAACAATTTCGTGAAATAAGTAAATGGTTTAGCTAATCTTACAATCTTTTTCCTCAAAC
Proteins encoded in this window:
- the LOC25488196 gene encoding uncharacterized protein, which gives rise to MATMIGLQKRFISANVRRSTLHCDKIGSSLSVACVQHFKHESSYYKGALVACLSNKRIFSSNASSHAPDNPSKRFGNGGGMLKFTSEETHSVLEAPCLQHWFKNWQTLRKQKLTASTFAAAIGFWHKRRSQLWLEKIGAIEPFSGNLATCWSNIKEEEALERYKLITGNTVLFSEFQVYDSKPEDSWLAASPDGIIDRMVYDLPSRGVLEVKCPYFDGDMSKALPWYRIPVHYIPQAQGLMEILGRDWMDFYVWTVNGSSLFRIYRDPEYWDVMKIALSDFWWKHVQPARESYSSSVIKDPLFQLRSLTPAPKHELCRDIVYRSKHIVDNSNLLIREIHGKMTN